The following coding sequences are from one Paenibacillus sp. FSL R5-0912 window:
- a CDS encoding Asp23/Gls24 family envelope stress response protein, whose amino-acid sequence MSTLPTEYERTEIGEIQIAPEVIEVIAGLATVEVKGVAGMSGGFAGGIVELLGRKNLSKGVKVEVGQREAAVDVSVIIEYGNRLPEVAAEIQRNVKRSIETMTGLTVVEVNVHIHDVQFRNATSVDKSEDTDAVIRVK is encoded by the coding sequence ATGAGTACATTGCCCACAGAATACGAACGTACGGAAATTGGTGAGATCCAGATTGCTCCCGAAGTGATCGAGGTTATCGCAGGTTTGGCAACCGTAGAGGTTAAAGGCGTGGCCGGAATGAGCGGCGGTTTCGCCGGAGGAATCGTGGAGCTTCTCGGACGCAAGAACTTGTCTAAGGGCGTTAAGGTTGAAGTTGGACAACGCGAAGCTGCAGTGGATGTATCCGTAATCATTGAGTACGGCAACCGTCTTCCTGAAGTGGCTGCTGAAATTCAGCGCAACGTTAAGCGTTCCATCGAAACCATGACCGGTCTGACTGTTGTAGAAGTGAATGTGCATATCCATGATGTGCAGTTCAGAAACGCCACAAGTGTTGACAAAAGCGAAGATACAGATGCGGTTATCCGCGTGAAGTAA
- the nusB gene encoding transcription antitermination factor NusB, protein MKRRLAREIIVQSLYQMEMNDVEVTEAVEMLIEEAADENETERVITDETELKAYVIAHVNGVWEHKMAIDDMLEHYLKGWQMSRLSRVDRQILRLATFEMIFASDVPAKVAVNEAIDLAKHFGTDDSGKFVNGVLGKMIQDVDTLRADL, encoded by the coding sequence ATGAAAAGACGTTTAGCGAGAGAAATTATTGTCCAGAGCCTGTACCAGATGGAAATGAATGATGTGGAAGTTACCGAGGCTGTAGAAATGCTGATTGAGGAAGCTGCAGATGAGAACGAAACCGAACGCGTCATCACTGACGAGACCGAGCTGAAGGCTTATGTGATCGCCCATGTTAACGGCGTGTGGGAGCACAAAATGGCCATCGACGATATGCTGGAGCATTACCTCAAAGGCTGGCAGATGAGCCGTCTGTCCCGTGTTGACCGTCAGATTCTGCGTCTGGCCACGTTCGAGATGATCTTTGCCAGCGATGTGCCGGCCAAGGTAGCTGTCAATGAGGCGATTGATCTGGCCAAGCATTTCGGCACCGATGATTCCGGTAAATTCGTTAACGGCGTACTCGGCAAGATGATTCAGGATGTAGATACGCTTAGAGCGGATCTGTAA
- a CDS encoding polyprenyl synthetase family protein — protein MSRSELEPGSSEAEAHGRAPLEQYIAEVGHWVADALTATLPAQWTVPQVLREAMDYSLQAGGKRLRPLLVIAACEALGGSREAALPVAAAIEMVHTYSLIHDDLPAMDNDDYRRGKLTNHKVFGEAAAILAGDALLTHAFYSVVQASRKFGVPAENVLSIVEDLAEMAGPRGMVGGQVADMEGEQGLTDLHQLQYIHLHKTGDLMIFSLLAGGRIAGADERQLEALRQFGTQIGLAFQIQDDILDLVGDESKLGKKTGSDIKQQKVTYPYFIGLEASREEVKRLTAEAHSAVLEGGFQDHTRLLEIADYLMSRDH, from the coding sequence ATGAGTCGTTCTGAGCTGGAACCGGGCAGCAGTGAAGCGGAAGCACACGGGCGCGCACCGCTTGAGCAGTATATTGCAGAGGTGGGACACTGGGTTGCCGATGCACTGACGGCAACCCTGCCTGCGCAGTGGACTGTGCCTCAGGTGCTCAGGGAGGCGATGGACTATTCGCTGCAGGCCGGAGGCAAACGCCTGCGCCCGCTGCTGGTCATCGCCGCCTGTGAAGCGCTTGGCGGCAGCCGTGAGGCTGCGCTGCCCGTAGCGGCAGCGATTGAAATGGTGCATACCTATTCATTGATTCATGATGATCTGCCAGCCATGGATAATGACGACTACCGGCGCGGGAAGCTCACGAACCACAAGGTCTTCGGGGAAGCTGCGGCGATTCTGGCCGGGGATGCACTGCTGACGCATGCATTCTATAGCGTGGTACAAGCTTCGCGTAAATTTGGCGTTCCGGCAGAGAATGTGCTGTCCATCGTTGAGGATCTGGCCGAAATGGCCGGTCCGCGCGGCATGGTCGGCGGGCAGGTTGCCGATATGGAAGGCGAGCAGGGCTTAACCGATCTGCATCAGCTTCAATATATCCATCTTCATAAGACAGGCGATCTGATGATCTTCTCGCTGCTGGCAGGAGGCAGAATCGCCGGTGCGGATGAGCGTCAGCTGGAAGCGCTTCGCCAGTTCGGAACGCAGATCGGTCTGGCTTTTCAGATTCAGGATGATATCCTTGATCTGGTCGGCGATGAGAGCAAGCTGGGCAAAAAAACCGGCAGTGATATCAAGCAGCAAAAGGTGACCTATCCTTACTTCATCGGCCTGGAAGCCTCGCGTGAAGAGGTGAAGCGGCTGACCGCTGAAGCACACAGCGCGGTCCTTGAGGGCGGATTTCAGGATCATACCCGGCTGCTTGAAATTGCGGATTATTTGATGTCACGCGATCATTAG
- the folD gene encoding bifunctional methylenetetrahydrofolate dehydrogenase/methenyltetrahydrofolate cyclohydrolase FolD yields the protein MTAAIISGKQVSDEIRISIAREVAELTERGVKPGLAVVLVGEDPASQVYVRNKEKSCIELGFHSEVHRLDAATSQEELLALVADLNGRDDIDGILVQLPLPKHIEEKAVINAISVEKDVDGFHPVNVGNLVIGDDSLLPCTPAGVIELIKRTGTDISGKHAVVIGRSNIVGKPVSLLLQRENATVTMCHSRTANMAELSRQADILVVAIGRANFIDASFVKPGAVVIDVGMNRLDTGKLAGDVDYESAREVAGFITPVPGGVGPMTITMLMSNTLIAAKRRHGLK from the coding sequence ATGACAGCAGCGATTATCAGCGGTAAACAGGTATCGGACGAAATTCGGATCAGCATTGCCCGGGAGGTTGCAGAGCTTACGGAACGTGGCGTTAAGCCCGGTCTTGCTGTCGTTCTGGTCGGTGAAGATCCGGCTTCTCAGGTCTATGTGCGCAACAAAGAGAAATCATGTATTGAGCTGGGCTTCCATTCCGAGGTTCACCGGCTGGATGCGGCAACCAGCCAGGAGGAGCTGCTGGCACTGGTGGCTGATCTGAACGGCCGTGATGATATTGACGGCATTCTCGTGCAATTGCCGCTTCCCAAGCATATTGAAGAGAAGGCAGTCATTAATGCCATCTCCGTGGAGAAGGATGTTGACGGGTTCCATCCGGTCAATGTAGGGAATCTGGTGATCGGTGATGACAGTCTGCTCCCTTGCACTCCTGCGGGTGTCATCGAATTGATCAAACGGACAGGTACTGATATTTCCGGCAAGCATGCTGTGGTTATCGGCCGCAGCAATATTGTCGGCAAGCCGGTGTCCCTGTTGCTGCAGCGTGAGAATGCCACGGTAACCATGTGCCATTCACGCACCGCGAACATGGCTGAACTCAGCCGCCAGGCGGATATTCTGGTTGTTGCCATCGGCCGGGCTAACTTCATCGATGCTTCCTTCGTGAAGCCTGGCGCCGTTGTTATTGATGTCGGAATGAACCGCCTGGATACCGGCAAGCTTGCCGGTGATGTTGATTACGAGAGTGCCCGTGAAGTCGCCGGGTTTATTACGCCTGTGCCGGGCGGAGTAGGGCCGATGACGATCACCATGCTGATGAGCAACACGCTGATCGCGGCCAAACGCCGCCACGGCCTGAAGTAG
- the xseA gene encoding exodeoxyribonuclease VII large subunit, translated as MAAERQVYSIKELNKYIRMKLDSDVVLSDVWIRGEISNFTHHGSGHMYFTLKDESSRIKAIMFASHNSRLPFVPKEGTKVIARGNVTVYERDGQYQFYATHMQPDGIGSLYLAYEQLKSKLEQEGLFAAARKRPLPRFPRVIGVVTSPTGAAVRDIIITLQRRYPQVAVVLYPVLVQGKGAGPSVVKAIENLNAMGEADVLIVGRGGGSLEELWAFNEEAVARAIAASRIPVISAVGHETDFTIADFAADLRAATPTAAAELAVPSAAELAGQLRTAQQRLRQGLLRRSQRSGERLAALQRSLALAGPRRQLAQHAQRLDMLRAALVRAAEARHSRAQGRSALLHQSLQRFHPRDSISAARRRTDSLTRELTGAMQARFQDKRARYVAELRHLDALSPLKVMSRGYSLVYDEKEEHLIKSLKEVEVGDKVNIKLNDGQLNCQVWGMKEDVETNGKGSGTGF; from the coding sequence ATGGCGGCAGAGCGGCAAGTCTACTCCATAAAGGAACTTAACAAGTATATCCGCATGAAGCTGGATTCGGATGTAGTGCTCTCCGATGTATGGATCCGCGGTGAAATATCGAATTTCACCCACCATGGAAGCGGGCATATGTATTTCACGCTGAAGGATGAGAGCAGCCGGATCAAGGCGATCATGTTTGCTTCACATAATTCGCGGCTGCCTTTTGTACCGAAGGAAGGCACCAAGGTCATTGCCAGAGGCAACGTGACGGTCTATGAACGGGACGGGCAGTATCAATTCTACGCCACCCACATGCAGCCGGACGGAATCGGCAGCCTGTATCTGGCTTACGAACAGCTGAAGAGTAAGCTGGAGCAGGAGGGGCTGTTCGCAGCGGCGCGCAAGCGTCCGCTGCCGCGGTTCCCGCGCGTGATCGGTGTAGTTACCTCGCCGACAGGAGCGGCGGTGCGGGATATTATCATCACCCTGCAGCGCCGTTATCCGCAGGTGGCGGTAGTGCTCTATCCTGTACTTGTACAGGGTAAAGGCGCCGGCCCTTCCGTTGTGAAGGCCATCGAGAACCTGAACGCCATGGGCGAGGCCGATGTGCTGATCGTAGGGCGCGGCGGCGGCTCCTTGGAGGAGCTCTGGGCCTTCAATGAAGAGGCCGTCGCCCGCGCGATTGCGGCCTCCAGGATTCCGGTCATCTCGGCTGTCGGCCACGAGACCGACTTCACGATCGCCGACTTCGCCGCCGATCTCCGTGCGGCAACCCCTACGGCGGCAGCGGAGCTTGCCGTGCCGAGCGCAGCCGAGCTCGCCGGGCAGCTGCGCACCGCCCAGCAGCGGCTGCGCCAAGGGCTGCTGCGCCGCTCCCAGCGCAGCGGCGAGCGCCTCGCGGCGCTGCAGCGCTCGCTGGCGCTGGCCGGCCCGCGCCGGCAGCTGGCCCAGCACGCGCAGCGGCTGGACATGCTGCGCGCGGCCCTGGTCCGCGCAGCCGAGGCAAGGCACAGCCGCGCTCAGGGGCGCAGCGCGCTGCTGCATCAGAGCCTGCAGCGCTTCCATCCGCGGGATAGCATCAGCGCTGCCCGCCGGCGCACGGATAGCCTTACCCGTGAGCTGACGGGGGCGATGCAGGCGCGCTTCCAGGATAAGCGCGCGCGCTATGTGGCTGAGCTGCGCCATCTGGATGCGCTCAGCCCGCTCAAGGTGATGTCACGGGGCTACAGCCTCGTGTACGATGAGAAGGAAGAGCATTTAATCAAATCGCTGAAGGAAGTTGAAGTAGGCGATAAGGTGAACATAAAGCTTAATGACGGACAGCTAAACTGCCAGGTATGGGGAATGAAGGAGGATGTTGAAACGAATGGCAAAGGAAGCGGAACTGGATTTTGA
- the amaP gene encoding alkaline shock response membrane anchor protein AmaP produces the protein MAKILDRLLLFLYSLSIGILSVIAILLLSGVIPDTFEIPDGPGAYIAAITAAVILFLLSIRFFYISLRRDRASLPSVDQRTEYGDIQISMETIENLSLKAAGKVKGIRDLKSRIRVSQAGLEIMIRAVVDGEHSLPLLTTEVQRQVHDFVQETTGIPVADVSVYIANLTQSPSFKSRVE, from the coding sequence GTGGCCAAAATTCTGGACAGGCTTCTGCTGTTCCTTTACAGCTTAAGTATCGGAATACTATCTGTAATTGCCATCCTCCTCTTGAGCGGCGTCATTCCGGACACGTTTGAGATTCCTGACGGGCCGGGGGCCTATATCGCTGCGATTACAGCTGCGGTTATTCTTTTCCTGCTGAGCATCCGTTTCTTCTACATCTCTCTGCGCCGCGACCGTGCTTCCCTGCCGTCCGTTGATCAGCGTACAGAGTATGGGGACATTCAGATCTCCATGGAAACCATCGAGAACCTCAGCCTCAAGGCTGCAGGCAAAGTGAAGGGCATCCGTGATCTGAAGTCGCGAATCCGCGTCTCGCAGGCCGGACTTGAAATTATGATCCGTGCAGTTGTGGACGGCGAGCATTCCCTGCCTCTGCTTACTACTGAGGTGCAGCGCCAGGTGCATGATTTCGTCCAGGAAACAACCGGAATTCCGGTAGCGGATGTATCTGTATATATTGCTAACCTCACACAGTCACCAAGCTTCAAAAGTCGAGTGGAATAG
- a CDS encoding DUF2273 domain-containing protein produces the protein MSWREVWESHGGRIAGVTFGVVLGLIYLISGFWDMLFFALVVFIGYTLGKRKDTAQAPLFQWQELVSRLSGRWRPFK, from the coding sequence ATGTCTTGGAGAGAAGTATGGGAAAGTCACGGGGGTAGAATTGCCGGAGTTACCTTCGGGGTCGTTCTCGGTTTGATTTATCTGATTAGCGGTTTTTGGGATATGCTGTTCTTTGCACTGGTAGTGTTCATCGGATATACGCTTGGCAAAAGAAAGGATACCGCGCAGGCTCCCCTGTTTCAGTGGCAGGAGCTCGTGAGCCGGCTGTCCGGACGCTGGCGTCCCTTCAAATGA
- the xseB gene encoding exodeoxyribonuclease VII small subunit, with translation MAKEAELDFEGAMERLEGIVRELEHGDVPLEKAIDLFQQGMKLSQLCGSKLEQVERKIEMITVEDGELRKKPFGARLEGDGDESF, from the coding sequence ATGGCAAAGGAAGCGGAACTGGATTTTGAGGGAGCCATGGAGCGCCTGGAGGGAATCGTACGCGAGCTTGAGCATGGCGACGTTCCCCTGGAGAAGGCGATTGATTTATTCCAGCAGGGAATGAAGCTGTCGCAGCTCTGCGGCAGTAAGCTGGAGCAGGTAGAGCGCAAGATCGAGATGATTACGGTAGAGGATGGCGAGCTGCGCAAGAAGCCATTCGGAGCCCGGCTGGAAGGCGATGGCGATGAGTCGTTCTGA